One window of the Trypanosoma brucei gambiense DAL972 chromosome 5, complete sequence genome contains the following:
- a CDS encoding metallo-peptidase, Clan ME, Family M16, putative, whose protein sequence is MSVSFSTLIQRSRPSSNHATTKLLSNVLAKIPPTTLSTVGSGVRVACEENPIASLATVGVWLNAGTRHEPAQYAGTARVLQKCGFLGTSNQTAAQIAAAVDELGGQLTANVGREHTHLYMRVAREDTERAVSLLADVVRNARLSDEDVEVAKQAVLRDQHDFEQRPDDICMDNLHRCAFDSTTHGPGTPLYGTEVGTTRLSNAQLREYRDKMLSAGRVVVVGSGAVNHTALERAATSAFGDLQKGTVTLAGVPEARFVGGEYKLWNLRYKTVHIGWAFETCGAACEDSLPLALACEVPGPFHRSQHELGQHAMHRVLKTFSSLDHSTPTNTHFNEKCIEIANPFLHQYKDTGLCGMYVVGRPAQAGPGDGTAMIEVFQYTIAEWCRICQKILHEQELAQAKVNLKSQLLFNMDGSSNSAEDIGRQVLHYGRRIPLEEMYARIDDVTPTNVQEVLQHYFYGRKPVYSYLGYCANIPGYDWTQHWSYKYWY, encoded by the coding sequence ATGTCTGTCAGTTTTTCCACTCTGATTCAGCGGTCCCGCCCCTCTTCAAACCATGCAACCACTAAACTTCTCAGCAATGTCCTTGCAAAGATTCCCCCAACGACACTCAGCACAGTTGGTAGCGGCGTGCGAGTGGCATGCGAGGAGAATCCCATCGCGTCTCTCGCTACTGTTGGTGTATGGTTGAATGCGGGAACTCGTCATGAACCTGCGCAATACGCCGGCACTGCGCGAGTCTTGCAAAAGTGCGGGTTTCTTGGTACTTCCAACCAAACCGCAGCACAAATCGCCGCAGCGGTGGACGAACTCGGTGGGCAGCTAACAGCAAACGTTGGCCGCGAGCACACACATTTGTATATGCGTGTCGCCCGCGAAGATACGGAGCGTGCTGTGTCTCTCCTGGCGGATGTGGTACGCAATGCCCGTTTGAGCGATGAGGATGTGGAGGTGGCGAAACAGGCGGTGCTACGCGATCAACATGACTTTGAACAGCGGCCAGATGACATTTGCATGGATAATCTTCACCGTTGTGCCTTCGACAGCACAACACATGGGCCTGGTACACCGCTGTACGGCACAGAGGTCGGGACGACGCGTCTCAGCAATGCGCAGCTAAGAGAGTACCGTGACAAGATGCTTAGCGCCGGCCGCGTGGTGGTCGTGGGGAGCGGAGCTGTGAACCATACCGCTTTGGAACGGGCTGCGACCAGCGCGTTCGGGGACCTGCAGAAGGGAACTGTAACACTCGCCGGAGTTCCCGAAGCCCGGTTTGTGGGAGGAGAGTACAAACTGTGGAACTTGCGTTACAAGACTGTCCACATTGGATGGGCTTTTGAAACCTGTGGCGCAGCATGCGAGGACTCCCTTCCGCTTGCACTCGCCTGTGAAGTTCCCGGTCCGTTCCACCGTTCCCAACATGAACTTGGACAGCATGCCATGCATCGTGTCCTAAAAACTTTCTCTTCGCTGGATCACAGCACTCCTACCAACACCCACTTCAACGAGAAGTGTATTGAAATTGCGAACCCTTTTCTGCACCAGTACAAAGACACGGGGTTATGCGGAATGTATGTTGTGGGGCGGCCGGCTCAGGCGGGTCCTGGAGACGGCACGGCAATGATTGAAGTGTTTCAATACACCATCGCGGAATGGTGCCGCATCTGCCAGAAGATACTCCATGAACAGGAACTTGCTCAGGCCAAGGTGAACCTCAAGTCCCAACTGCTCTTCAACATGGACGGCAGCTCAAACTCTGCGGAGGATATTGGTCGGCAGGTACTTCACTATGGGCGCCGCATTCCGCTGGAGGAAATGTACGCTCGTATCGATGATGTGACACCAACAAATGTACAGGAGGTGCTTCAGCACTACTTCTACGGGCGGAAACCGGTGTACAGTTATCTTGGTTACTGTGCTAACATTCCAGGTTATGACTGGACACAACACTGGTCCTACAAGTACTGGTATTAA
- a CDS encoding threonyl-tRNA synthetase, putative: MATAVVGKKKGGATVDLKQLQEPDFWKTRNAIFDELYAAQQEKYKSMQSPISITLNDGKQLPATSWLTTPIDIAKKLSNSLAERVVAARVNEEIWDLTRPFEGDATLELLDWDDADARHVFWHSSSHVLGYALERVFQTRLSVGPALEEGGFFYEGETNRPVTEADYTTIETAMQELVKMKVPFQRLTVKKEDALRLFQYTEFKSKILASKVPENGTCTVYRCGNLIDPCRGPHLPDTGRVKSFSLTKNSSSYFEGKAENAVLQRVYGISFPKQTMLTEWKKLQEEAARRDHRTIGRHQQLFHFHEASPGNAFWLPHGARIYNTLIEFQRKQYRRRGFEEVVSPNMFSSRLWMVSGHWDKYADNMFLINVEKEDHGMKPMNCPGHCLMFAMQPHSYRELPIRYADFGVLHRNELSGALTGLTRVRRFQQDDAHIFCRMDQVKDEIHSALIFLKDVYDVLGFKFFLKHSTRPENKLGSDEMWDEAESYLQAALNSFCGIPDELPDPFNKGSTFVYDGRKESVKKLRAMLKKRGDKKNDENSPADDVWPGPTHEDAWEENTGDGAFYGPKIDIVVEDALRRRHQCATIQLDFNLPKRFGLKYTLPSNAAGDDGPAPKATECHKDPNAELKADKPEGKVETAAGAPKSSYEKAAHELNIDQRLDANQARPVMIHRAIFGSLERCIAILCEHYGGDWPFWLSPRQVIVVPVSLENAAYAQTVRDTFFAAGFFADVDNGTATLEKKIRNAELARYNFILVVGQAEQEGQSVNVRTRDNRRHGTKTLDEALQWLRELADKYDPSF, encoded by the coding sequence ATGGCCACGGCTGTTgttgggaagaaaaagggaggtgcAACTGTCGATCTCAAACAGCTACAGGAACCTGACTTTTGGAAGACGCGTAATGCCATATTTGACGAATTGTATGCCGCCCAGCAGGAGAAATATAAATCCATGCAGAGCCCCATTTCCATCACCCTCAATGATGGAAAGCAGCTCCCTGCGACGAGCTGGCTCACAACGCCTATTGACATTGCGAAGAAGTTGTCCAATTCGCTCGCGGAAAGGGTTGTTGCTGCGCGTGTAAATGAAGAAATTTGGGACCTTACTCGACCTTTTGAGGGCGATGCCACACTTGAGCTGCTTGATTGGGACGATGCTGATGCTCGCCACGTTTTTTGGCACAGTTCCTCCCACGTGCTTGGTTATGCGCTGGAGCGAGTGTTCCAAACCCGCCTGTCCGTTGGCCCTGCACTTGAGGAGGGTGGTTTCTTCTATGAGGGTGAGACGAACCGCCCGGTGACGGAAGCGGATTACACCACGATAGAGACAGCGATGCAGGAGTTGGTCAAGATGAAGGTTCCATTTCAGCGCTTAACCGTAAAGAAGGAGGACGCCCTTCGACTCTTCCAGTACACAGAGTTTAAGAGCAAGATACTCGCAAGTAAGGTTCCTGAGAATGGCACTTGCACGGTGTATCGCTGCGGGAACCTTATTGACCCCTGCCGCGGTCCTCACCTCCCCGACACCGGGCGCGTGAAGTCATTCTCCTTAACAAAGAACTCCTCTTCGTACTTTGAGGGGAAGGCGGAGAATGCTGTGTTACAGCGTGTCTATGGAATTTCATTCCCAAAGCAGACGATGTTAACGGAGTGGAAAAAACTTCAAGAAGAGGCCGCCCGTCGCGACCACCGCACTATTGGCCGGCATCAACAGCTCTTCCATTTCCATGAGGCCTCTCCCGGTAACGCTTTCTGGCTCCCGCATGGTGCACGCATCTACAACACACTAATTGAGTTCCAGCGCAAGCAATATCGCCGACGGGGCTTCGAGGAGGTAGTGTCTCCTAACATGTTCTCATCCAGGTTGTGGATGGTCTCCGGTCACTGGGATAAGTATGCTGACAATATGTTCCTCATCAATGTTGAAAAGGAGGACCACGGAATGAAGCCAATGAACTGTCCTGGACACTGCCTCATGTTTGCCATGCAGCCCCACTCGTACAGGGAGCTTCCTATTCGTTATGCTGATTTTGGGGTTCTGCATCGAAATGAGCTCAGCGGTGCTCTTACAGGGCTCACCCGAGTTCGTCGTTTTCAGCAGGATGATGCCCACATTTTCTGTCGGATGGATCAAGTGAAGGATGAGATCCACAGCGCTCTCATTTTTCTCAAGGATGTTTATGACGTCCTCGGCTTTAAGTTCTTTTTGAAGCACTCCACGCGGCCAGAAAACAAGCTCGGTTCAGATGAGATGTGGGATGAGGCGGAGTCCTACTTGCAGGCAGCCCTCAACAGCTTCTGCGGGATCCCCGACGAGCTTCCTGACCCATTTAACAAGGGTTCCACCTTTGTATACGATGGCCGCAAGGAGAGCGTTAAAAAACTTCGGGCGATGCTGAAGAAGCGTGGAGACAAGAAAAACGACGAGAACTCACCCGCAGATGATGTGTGGCCGGGCCCAACACATGAGGATGCATGGGAGGAAAACACCGGTGACGGTGCTTTCTATGGGCCAAAGATTGACATCGTTGTTGAAGATGCTTTGCGCCGACGGCATCAATGTGCGACCATCCAGCTTGACTTCAACTTACCGAAGCGGTTTGGTCTCAAGTACACTCTGCCGAGCAATGCAGCGGGCGATGATGGCCCAGCGCCAAAGGCCACCGAGTGCCACAAAGATCCGAACGCGGAATTAAAAGCTGACAAACCGGAGGGGAAGGTGGAGACTGCTGCGGGAGCACCGAAGTCATCCTACGAGAAGGCTGCACACGAACTCAACATTGACCAGCGTTTGGATGCCAATCAGGCTCGACCTGTGATGATTCACCGTGCCATTTTCGGTTCTTTGGAGCGCTGCATTGCGATCCTCTGCGAGCACTACGGCGGTGACTGGCCTTTCTGGCTGAGCCCGCGGCAAGTTATTGTCGTGCCTGTTTCGCTCGAGAACGCTGCGTACGCACAAACGGTGCGCGACACGTTTTTTGCTGCAGGCTTCTTTGCTGATGTGGACAACGGCACTGC
- a CDS encoding T. brucei spp.-specific protein produces MRVEMSFGFLQLSLYPHPFTHLCTLSCLVSSFSFIFLCCRFLLFGHPFLSHFDTTSTIPAKMGLFTVKISLCFPDSHPCYHCLFGHNRNNSKKYCWSLL; encoded by the coding sequence ATGCGTGTTGAAATGAGTTTCGGGTTTCTCCAACTGTCTCTTTACCCACACCCATTTACTCACCTCTGCACACTTTCCTGCttggtttcttccttttccttcatctttCTATGTTGCCGTTTTCTTCTATTTGGTCATCCCTTTTTATCCCACTTTGATACCACTTCGACGATCCCTGCTAAGATGGGGCTATTCACGGTGAAGATATCACTTTGCTTTCCCGACTCCCACCCCTGTTATCACTGCCTTTTCGGCCACAACAGgaataatagtaaaaaataTTGTTGGTCCTTGCTATAG